The following are encoded in a window of Drosophila simulans strain w501 chromosome 3L, Prin_Dsim_3.1, whole genome shotgun sequence genomic DNA:
- the LOC6737301 gene encoding talin-2 isoform X2, with product MFYKTKEVRISSVNLTEPQRALLGYISAGQDVLIRADEELRTKAPIQELGSDLRSIEWRENTLDTSKQAVSSHVATMSAATAQIITASHPDEVDTEAISASVSQIAQTIPEVTKEVRLIAALMENDTNGDQLLEAARNLCNAFSDLLKAAEPESKEPPQHLINAASRVGEATTHVLSTIAEEEVPENRDLHDMLLALAKAVANTTAALVLRAKNIAASCEDEQARNRVIGAASQCALATSQLVACAKVVAPTLHNAACREQLEAAAKNVARAVNSLCEVCNEASNDPKLKADLLAAARDVSKSLTDMLEHVKLSSREHANRTSTELSPVENVIIGTDILVSTHDPQEMVRHARTLGQTTAQLIQSIKGEADQQQDADMKRHLLSAAKQLADATAKLVEAARLCSSNPHDSDNQNALRKAAEELREITTTAANTPAMKRGLIQRLEFCSKQAASAATQCISAAQNAVQHSQDHQTKETLLQDCKRVADTIPRLVTSLKTTRAQPDDPNAQLNLIEAAEQFIEPALQVSKSSRALQPTVTDIPSATQLSKGALHLGQCVSELHSVAQRARDACGGQELESALEEVRKLHDVLDDTRQAAIAGQLRPLPGQTVENTADELRKSAKNVGIALSQLLSSVLHNQRSYAGAAGRDTALALGDFTRSVHGVAATTQNPAIIDCADDVVTSSARLIEQAQRTLQGATNPEALTQAGREVTGALSATVDCIPGQREVDVALRNVSELSEILSMSEFPPSSRPYATLQSELKQVAEQLSSAGGEIVVSYSSPALLAESSQNFAANYRDLLSVSMEMAGQTQEEEVRSHMIESLRHVSTQSCSLLSTAKSIAADPGQPNAKNLLHAAARGVTESINQLVDASIQSAPGQKECDNAMRNIEALRLMLDYPHEPINELGYFDCVEQATGKSRNLGYAISEMINNAKQSQHVEFSQSVNNVNDSIQGLIESSSQAAYLIGVSHPSSVAGRPGIIDQAQLTWAYQGIRQHCDIVSSQQSTKPQMISALTVIAKHTSYLCSICRQASMNTSNPVAKNEFIVLAKQVATATSDLVQAIKAIEEQPAGGSRERLVDPLLEAVKAVRQYASSSEFSSVPAKISAEGRKAQEPVIQAGRGVIDGVVEMVKAAKSLALTPDNPPVWQQLSMHSTPVSESVKRLVDNIRDKAPGQAQCEQVLHTLGTCTRELDSCALAVNAQGLSQRRDNNLHGFSGQTMNSASELIDKLEPIRVAGKNNAEQLGHAVGEISRYVVPMVNGAIGACTHIVHSQQQMSLIQQTRSVVESAITLVQSAKDSAGNPRATHAHPRLDDAIDGTREAIQELQQTVEKINAETGIVTGLMEQVNRSITRLTDKRQSLLNASYSDTFVDYQTRMVARAKEIASLANEMNAKSSVEPSALPQLAVDMTQNYQQLTQDSVGASTTTSSPDVAMRIRTTVIDLGRSVSSMIQSSAGGARPNDVGAQKEIARSAREVSEKVAQVLAALQAGSRGTQACINAAHTVSGIIGDLDTTIMFATAGTLHSDGDGSFADHREHILQTAKALVEDTKVLVTGAAGTQDQLANAAQNAVSTITQLAEAVKRGACSLGSTQPDSQVMVINAVKDVASALGDLINCTKLASGKSINDPSMQDLKESARVMVLNVSSLLKTVKAVEDEHTRGTRAMEATVEAISQEIRAMHSPPPVGNTQVGPEDLIRVTMNVTAATAKAVAAGTSNLQADIVSAANLGRRAISEMLIVCRSVAWNCAETEELRSRTLEAGTAVGESYRDLLSGILHNCSADDRMHLSRRVAKCVTDLVAMARLLKGSDWIDPEDPTVIAENELLGAAASIDAAAKKLASLRPRRQADVKIELDENMKFDEMILEAAKGIMGASAALVRAANAAQRELIDTGKVARRPLTSSDDGQWSEGLISAARLVAAATHSLVEAAQNLVRGVGTEEMLISTAKQVAASTAQLLIACKVKSNPNSEAGRRLQAAGNAVIKSTDNLVHSAQQGLDEMVEDSIKINTSMVDGMAQEINARSAVLRKEKELEEARQLLKNVRHAQRYAKNAQGFTTDESDTEYAYRSQNNTLGRSGYYGSSEMRSSPSYLSGGQQQKHHYHASPQPQHFHHPGAVSPPPSNYPPMDDPNGDFPPPPPPLSTTISNMQTATSGHSFRPNPKLTANAVPRPYPGSPGGSNGLIPAPTTSGTPTNTNYQQSYESSSIKTLNSSPPAVPKKPAVNRNLAACVQDLHDKTFGQGGVVQLTGGNGYPGQNYEGYTSRYETRNFDKSANNTTSSSSELGAVKPLESSFSQMTLNTDGGKISIVDQGSERLTSMTQRVMERKSFTTTTESRSETKTEKHSFRLD from the exons ATGTTTTACAAA ACTAAGGAAGTTCGCATTAGTTCTGTAAATCTGACGGAGCCACAGCGAGCTCTGCTGGGTTACATATCCGCTGGCCAGGATGTCTTGATTCGCGCTGACGAAGAGCTGCGCACCAAG GCACCCATCCAAGAGCTTGGCAGCGATTTGCGCTCTATTGAATGGCGTGAGAACACCTTGGACACTTCCAAGCAGGCGGTTAGCAGTCATGTGGCCACCATGAGCGCTGCCACTGCCCAAATTATAACCGCCTCTCATCCGGATGAAGTGGATACGGAGGCCATTTCGGCCTCGGTCTCCCAGATCGCCCAAACAATTCCGGAGGTAACCAAGGAAGTGCGTCTTATTGCCGCCTTAATGGAGAACGACACGAATGGTGACCAACTGCTGGAGGCCGCCCGCAACTTGTGCAACGCCTTCAGTGATCTCCTCAAGGCAGCCGAACCAGAGAGCAAGGAACCGCCACAGCATCTGATCAACGCAGCCAGTCGAGTGGGTGAAGCTACAACTCATGTACTCAGCACTATTGCCGAAGAAGAGGTACCCGAGAACCGTGACCTCCACGACATGCTCCTAGCCTTGGCCAAGGCGGTGGCCAACACCACTGCTGCCCTTGTGTTGCGTGCTAAGAACATTGCCGCGAGCTGTGAGGATGAACAGGCCAGAAACCGTGTTATTGGAGCTGCCAGTCAGTGTGCCCTGGCTACGAGTCAATTGGTGGCTTGTGCCAAGGTGGTGGCACCAACGCTTCACAATGCTGCCTGTCGTGAGCAACTTGAAGCGGCTGCCAAAAATGTGGCCAGAGCCGTCAATTCTTTGTGCGAGGTCTGCAATGAAGCCAGCAATGACCCTAAGCTGAAGGCCGATCTCCTGGCAGCGGCTCGTGATGTGTCCAAGAGCCTCACTGATATGTTGGAGCACGTAAAGCTGAGCTCCAGGGAGCATGCCAATCGCACCAGCACCGAATTGAGCCCCGTGGAGAACGTGATAATCGGCACTGATATTCTGGTATCTACTCACGATCCCCAGGAGATGGTGCGCCATGCACGTACCCTTGGACAAACAACTGCTCAGCTTATCCAGAGCATCAAGGGGGAGGCGGATCAGCAACAGGATGCAGACATGAAGCGTCATCTGTTATCCGCTGCCAAGCAGCTGGCGGATGCCACTGCTAAGTTGGTAGAGGCCGCTCGTCTCTGCTCATCCAACCCTCATGATTCGGATAACCAAAACGCTTTGCGTAAGGCAGCGGAGGAACTTCGGGAGATCACCACTACTGCGGCTAACACGCCTGCGATGAAACGTGGACTTATCCAGCGATTGGAATTCTGTTCGAAACAAGCAGCCTCAGCAGCTACCCAGTGCATCTCGGCGGCACAGAACGCAGTCCAGCACAGCCAAGACCATCAGACTAAGGAAACCCTTCTGCAGGATTGCAAGCGAGTGGCGGACACTATCCCACGCCTAGTCACCTCGTTGAAAACAACCCGTGCGCAACCCGATGACCCTAATGCCCAGCTAAATCTCATCGAGGCTGCTGAACAGTTCATTGAACCTGCTCTGCAGGTGTCAAAATCGTCGCGGGCTCTACAGCCCACTGTCACTGATATTCCATCCGCTACCCAACTGTCCAAGGGTGCCTTGCACTTGGGACAATGTGTCTCAGAGCTACATTCGGTAGCACAGCGTGCTCGTGATGCCTGTGGTGGTCAGGAACTGGAGTCAGCCTTAGAGGAGGTGCGCAAACTGCATGACGTGTTGGATGATACACGACAGGCTGCCATCGCCGGGCAGTTGCGTCCATTGCCGGGACAAACCGTGGAGAATACAGCCGATGAGCTAAGGAAATCGGCAAAGAACGTGGGAATCGCCTTGAGCCAACTGCTCTCCTCTGTGCTGCACAACCAGCGTAGCTAcgctggagctgctggacGGGACACTGCCCTGGCATTGGGCGATTTCACCAGGAGCGTACACGGAGTGGCGGCCACAACACAGAATCCAGCAATCATCGACTGTGCTGATGATGTGGTTACCAGCTCGGCGCGACTCATTGAGCAGGCTCAACGCACGTTGCAGGGAGCAACTAACCCGGAAGCTTTGACTCAAGCTGGACGAGAGGTCACCGGAGCCCTTTCCGCCACCGTTGACTGCATTCCCGGACAGCGAGAAGTGGATGTGGCTTTGAGGAATGTCAGCGAATTGAGTGAAATCCTATCAATGAGTGAATTCCCACCTTCAAGCCGTCCATATGCCACTCTGCAGTCGGAACTTAAACAAGTGGCAGAGCAGTTGAGCAGCGCCGGTGGTGAGATTGTGGTGTCGTATTCTTCGCCAGCTTTGCTAGCCGAGAGTAGCCAAAACTTTGCTGCCAACTATCGGGATCTATTGTCCGTCAGCATGGAAATGGCCGGCCAAACGCAGGAAGAGGAGGTGCGCTCGCACATGATCGAGTCCCTCCGTCATGTCTCCACTCAATCATGCTCTCTCCTCTCAACGGCCAAGTCGATTGCCGCCGATCCCGGTCAGCCTAATGCTAAGAACCTGCTGCATGCCGCTGCCCGAGGAGTGACCGAGAGTATCAATCAGTTGGTTGATGCCAGCATCCAATCCGCTCCCGGGCAAAAGGAGTGCGACAACGCTATGCGCAACATTGAGGCCTTGCGCCTCATGTTGGACTATCCCCATGAACCTATCAACGAGTTGGGATACTTCGATTGCGTGGAACAGGCCACTGGAAAGTCAAGAAACCTTGGCTATGCTATCTCCGAGATGATCAATAATGCCAAGCAGTCGCAGCATGTGGAATTTAGTCAATCGGTGAATAACGTTAACGACTCCATTCAGGGACTGATCGAGAGCTCATCGCAGGCCGCCTATTTGATTGGAGTTTCGCATCCTTCAAGTGTCGCAGGAAGACCAGGAATCATCGACCAAGCCCAGCTTACTTGGGCCTACCAGGGAATCCGTCAGCACTGCGACATTGTGAGCAGCCAGCAGTCTACTAAGCCGCAAATGATTTCTGCCCTCACGGTGATTGCAAAGCACACCAGTTATCTGTGCTCCATTTGCCGTCAGGCCTCGATGAACACATCGAACCCGGTGGCCAAGAACGAGTTTATTGTGCTTGCTAAGCAAGTGGCCACGGCTACTTCAGACTTGGTGCAGGCCATTAAGGCTATTGAGGAGCAGCCGGCTGGCGGAAGTCGAGAGCGTCTAGTGGATCCTTTATTGGAAGCTGTCAAGGCTGTGCGTCAGTATGCTTCGAGCTCAGAGTTCAGTTCAGTGCCAGCGAAGATATCTGCGGAGGGCAGGAAAGCCCAGGAGCCAGTCATCCAAGCGGGTCGCGGTGTAATCGATGGTGTTGTGGAGATGGTCAAGGCAGCCAAGTCATTGGCCCTAACCCCCGATAATCCGCCAGTGTGGCAACAGCTCTCCATGCACTCCACCCCGGTTTCGGAGTCGGTAAAGCGATTGGTGGACAACATTCGCGACAAGGCGCCTGGACAGGCACAGTGCGAACAGGTGCTCCACACCCTGGGCACATGCACGCGAGAATTGGACAGTTGTGCCCTTGCCGTTAATGCACAGGGTCTCAGTCAGCGACGGGATAACAACTTGCACGGATTCAGTGGCCAGACGATGAACTCTGCTTCCGAGCTAATTGACAAGCTGGAACCTATTCGTGTGGCTGGCAAGAATAATGCCGAACAACTTGGTCATGCTGTGGGCGAAATCTCGCGTTATGTGGTGCCCATGGTTAATGGAGCAATTGGAGCTTGCACCCACATTGTTCACAGTCAACAGCAAATGTCGCTAATTCAGCAGACCCGTTCGGTGGTGGAAAGTGCCATTACCCTGGTCCAATCGGCCAAGGATTCGGCTGGCAATCCTCGTGCCACTCATGCCCATCCCCGACTAGATGATGCAATCGATGGCACAAGGGAggccattcaggagctgcagcaaACCGTGGAGAAGATCAATGCAGAAACGGGCATCGTGACCGGATTGATGGAGCAGGTGAACCGTTCCATCACCCGATTAACCGATAAGCGGCAGTCCCTGCTGAACGCCTCGTACTCGGACACCTTTGTTGATTACCAGACGCGAATGGTGGCGCGAGCAAAGGAAATCGCCAGTCTGGCCAATGAGATGAACGCCAAGAGCAGCGTTGAACCATCGGCTCTACCTCAACTCGCCGTTGACATGACACAAAACTATCAACAGTTGACTCAGGACTCCGTTGGCGCAAGTACAACCACTTCCTCGCCGGATGTGGCAATGCGTATTCGCACCACGGTTATTGATTTGGGCCGATCGGTAAGCTCTATGATTCAGTCGTCGGCCGGCGGAGCACGACCCAACGATGTGGGCGCCCAAAAAGAAATTGCACGAAGCGCTCGGGAGGTGTCCGAAAAGGTGGCCCAGGTGCTGGCGGCTTTGCAGGCGGGATCGCGTGGAACTCAGGCGTGCATTAATGCAGCCCACACGGTATCCGGCATCATTGGAGACTTGGATACAACCATTATGTTCGCTACCGCCGGAACTTTGCATTCGGATGGAGATGGAAGCTTTGCCGACCACCGCGAGCACATACTTCAAACGGCAAAGGCTTTGGTGGAGGACACCAAGGTTCTGGTGACTGGAGCGGCTGGAACTCAGGATCAGCTAGCCAACGCCGCTCAGAATGCTGTCTCAACCATAA CTCAACTGGCTGAGGCAGTGAAGCGAGGAGCCTGCTCGCTAGGCTCTACCCAACCCGATTCCCAGGTCATGGTCATCAATGCCGTCAAGGATGTAGCCTCTGCACTTGGCGATTTGATTAACTGCACTAAGTTGGCCTCCGGCAAGTCCATCAACGATCCCTCCATGCAGGATCTTAAGGAGAGTGCCAGG GTTATGGTGCTGAATGTGTCCTCCCTACTAAAGACTGTGAAGGCTGTCGAGGATGAGCACACTCGCGGAACTCGTGCAATGGAGGCCACCGTAGAAGCCATCTCGCAGGAGATTCGG GCCATGCACTCTCCCCCACCAGTTGGCAACACCCAGGTGGGACCCGAGGATCTGATCCGAGTGACTATGAATGTGACGGCCGCCACGGCCAAGGCTGTTGCTGCCGGAACCTCCAATCTGCAAGCTGATATTGTATCTGCAGCCAATCTGGGACGTCGTGCCATCTCTGAAATGCTTATTGTCTGCCGCTCCGTGGCCTGGAACTGTGCCGAAACGGAGGAGCTGAGATCACGCACTCTGGAGGCAGGAACTGCTGTCGGGGAGTCGTACCGCGATCTGCTCAGTGGAATCCTTCACAACTGCAGTGCCGACGATCGCATGCATTTGTCGCGTCGCGTGGCCAAGTGCGTCACCGATCTGGTGGCCATGGCCAGGCTGCTCAAGGGCTCCGATTGGATCGATCCCGAGGATCCCACAGTCATTGCTGAGAACGAGCTGCTGGGCGCTGCCGCCTCCATTGATGCCGCCGCCAAGAAATTGGCTTCACTGCGTCCTCGCCGTCAGGCCGATGTCAAG ATTGAACTCGACGAAAACATGAAGTTTGACGAAATGATCTTGGAGGCTGCCAAGGGGATAATGGGAGCATCTGCTGCCTTGGTGCGTGCTGCAAACGCTGCTCAGCGTGAGCTCATCGATACGGGCAAGGTGGCCCGTCGTCCGCTAACAAGCTCCGACGATGGTCAATGGTCGGAGGGTCTCATTTCGGCCGCTCGTCTTGTGGCCGCTGCCACTCACAGCCTGGTGGAGGCAGCCCAAAACCTGGTGCGCGGAGTGGGCACCGAGGAGATGCTTATTTCCACAGCCAAGCAGGTGGCCGCTTCCACGGCTCAGCTACTGATTGCCTGCAAGGTGAAGTCCAATCCAAACTCTGAGGCCGGTCGTCGTCTTCAGGCCGCTGGCAATGCAGTGATCAAGTCCACAGACAACCTGGTGCACTCTGCCCAACAGGGCCTGGATGAAATGGTGGAAGATTCGATTAAGATCAACACATCGATGGTCGATGGTATGGCGCAGGAGATCAACGCTCGATCCGCCGTGCTACGCAAGGAAAAGGAACTGGAGGAGGCGCGACAGCTTCTGAAGAATGTACGCCATGCGCAGCGCTACGCGAAGAACGCTCAGGGATTCACCACAGACGAAAGTGACACCGAGTACGCCTATAGAAGCCAGAACAAT ACTTTGGGTCGCAGCGGTTACTACGGTTCCAGCGAAATGCGCAGTTCGCCAAGCTACTTGTCCGGtgggcagcagcagaagcatcACTATCATGCCAGTCCGCAGCCGCAGCACTTCCATCACCCAGGAGCGGTGTCTCCACCACCGTCAAACTATCCACCGATGGATGATCCCAATGGTGACTtcccaccaccaccgccaccactgTCTACAACCATTTCTAATATGCAAACCGCCACATCGGGTCACAGTTTCCGCCCTAATCCCAAGCTAACAGCCAATGCCGTGCCCAGGCCCTATCCAGGTAGTCCTGGCGGCAGCAATGGCCTAATCCCTGCACCCACCACATCAGGCACACCCACTAACACAAACTACCAGCAAAGTTATGAGTCGTCCAGCATTAAAACGCTAAACTCATCCCCACCGGCGGTGCCAAAGAAGCCCGCTGTAAACCGAAATCTGGCGGCGTGTGTGCAGGATCTCCATGACAAGACGTTCGGTCAGGGCGGAGTAGTACAACTTACGGGCGGAAATGGCTATCCAGGTCAAAACTACGAGGGATACACGTCTAG ATATGAGACGCGTAACTTCGACAAGTCAGCCAATAataccaccagcagcagcagtgaaCTTGGAGCGGTCAAGCCATTGGAGTCAAGTTTCTCGCAGATGACCCTTAACACCGATGGCGGTAAGATCAGCATTGTTGACCAAGGCTCGGAGCGACTCACCTCGATGACCCAGCGTGTGATGGAGCGCAAGTCCTTCACCACAACAACGGAATCCCGGTCGGAGACGAAGACGGAAAAGCACAGTTTTCGATTGGACTGA